One stretch of Raphanus sativus cultivar WK10039 unplaced genomic scaffold, ASM80110v3 Scaffold0506, whole genome shotgun sequence DNA includes these proteins:
- the LOC108820097 gene encoding uncharacterized protein LOC108820097 has product MQNCWSVPGRLPGLNPSSVAASEVPDPPLIPPDPPDPSSPLSPQSFPPLSASKTTPATGTVPSSSRKKQGPKTTGAVASPDSTTSAPKSPSLETAKVKEVIQNSGSEPTKTVHEQYPTANQAIKPLLSTDPNPPQSETTPMAIDPQPSTASEGLPSSQLQDLPSPTPETSHQKEPVTPTVNKAPSLVERIRASENKTLRILALVAFAASGRPRITIPDSVFQKGAEIHKDFVICYFNGKAPPFSQIQSVFNYMWGKGKPLEIHNNPLNRSTLVRIPSDYLRQKILDKNIWYVGDSMFHTALWSSVHSRSTPPLKAIKIWAHFHDIPLDLRHEEGYSLIGGLVGEPKEVDEFTKNLVSLTISHIKVEVDLTIPLPSVVEFERENGDVVEVLVTYPWVPPTCSHCHELGHIVRNCLLYTPPPGDDPTAQKKVYVAKTPAKKKKNNQQQQSNSGDSTPNQRTAVPKPIPPISSTPIPPIPSSPIPPPSEIQSNSLAPPPSHNSSLQPLKPPLNHLTTQPSPNLPPSFSTPTHTKRPSLKRSRSSPTLSPPPCSENQNPFARPISLHPPISGSLPLSNILSSNPFSPLLLNTIPASFVPESHIKEPSLSPILSSLCPNWCFSSNHLSDPDGRIILIWRASLKVTILCQSRQSITCKIDFPNHQPIHYTAVYASNLSADRIDLWAELINLQASLDMDTTNWILGGDLNQISHPSEHSDPSVTGLDNQMYLMRDSMIQMGLFDLRFIGTNHTWSNSCPSHPITKKLDRLMVNSNSISAFPHALATFLPPIFSDHSPCILDLAFKLPSAGSKPFKFPNYLIKHPNFAQLIQEAWIHAGNTCQTLTQLFWKLKMIKSDLKLLISNNYSKIQGRVIETNRLLQLAQVQALQNPSTATFQAERELHEKWHFLRVIEEIYFRQKSRINWLKEGDLNTTYFFRICQTRASYNAIRAFLAINGQWITDPECMSRHAVYHFQSVLGPLNYYPPAISTHPQWFQELINFSPSQEQVTTLLSLPTSEEIKSCLFRLNANKAPGPDGLTSAFFKASWDSVGNEVLVSIKNFFASIFLPATSNATILTLLVENTTLAGELINGYHKNSGQKCITIKVDIAKAFDTLSWEFLFSCLQGLQLPSRFIRLLKACVCTPSYMIGYNGSVHGYFKGKRGLRQGDPLSPYLFVIAMNCLSHMFNQAARENRLNYHRNCAPTKLTHLSFADDLLIFIDGSIQSVQQVLQVLSEFEKRSGLAVSMQKTSFFVSGLSSEETDTIQASTGMCLGSLPFRYLGVPLNSKKLSLTNCEPLLHQIKSRFSSWSVKSLSFSGRLLLIKTVISGITTFWCSAFILPKACINRISSLCSIFLWKGNIEGHNSARVSWETLVLTKRQGGLGIKDLLTWNKACSLRLVWLLFFRPDSVWVQWFKEVILKGELSNYWTTPPRQSYSWLVNKLLKLKQTVFPLLKLMLQNGESARFWSDNWSLFGDLNAYLSGSRSGLGIPRTATVASLCRNGVWRLPPARSEQQLSLYTYITTIELQPNQDYYIWEINGQRSESFKTGILYDYLREPKPDVPWSTAVWFSRAIPRQAFHVWLVIQDRIPTRDRLRRWGIQVDDRCLLCNAAQESRNHIYFECNYSHDLWSRVANRLRLVPQRDWADTVNQMLSLPPPATQRKLTLLAWQSTMYWLWHERNGRLHSNTFRSNEQIFKLLDVQMRNKLQSFRTENPTRSSTMMQSWVRFA; this is encoded by the exons ATGCAGAACTGTTGGAGCGTCCCTGGTCGTCTTCCCGGCCTGAATCCGTCGTCCGTTGCAGCTAGCGAAGTTCCTGACCCTCCCCTAATCCCGCCTGACCCTCCAGATCCATCTTCACCACTATCTCCCCAAAGCTTCCCTCCCTTATCCGCTTCCAAAACTACTCCCGCAACTGGTACCGTACCCTCATCTTCTCGCAAGAAGCAGGGTCCTAAAACTACAGGAGCTGTTGCAAGCCCTGACTCCACTACCTCAGCTCCAAAATCTCCTTCTCTGGAAACAGCAAAGGTGAAAGAAGTGATTCAAAATTCTGGATCTGAGCCTACTAAAACTGTTCATGAACAGTACCCTACTGCTAACCAAGCCATCAAACCCTTACTTTCCACAGACCCAAACCCTCCTCAGTCAGAAACAACTCCCATGGCAATAGACCCCCAACCCTCTACTGCTTCTGAGGGCCTTCCCTCCTCTCAGTTGCAGGATTTGCCTTCACCCACACCTGAAACTAGTCACCAAAAAGAGCCTGTAACCCCTACTGTTAACAAAGCCCCTTCTCTGGTTGAACGAATTAGAGCCTCAGAAAACAAAACTCTGCGCATACTTGCTCTTGTGGCTTTTGCTGCATCAGGAAGACCAAGAATCACGATCCCTGACTCGGTCTTTCAAAAAGGAGCAGAAATTCACAAGGACTTCGTCATTTGTTACTTCAATGGTAAAGCCCCACCATTTAGTCAAATTCAGAGTGTGTTTAACTACATGTGGGGAAAAGGAAAGCCACTGGAGATACACAACAACCCGCTAAATCGTTCTACTCTGGTCCGAATTCCCAGTGATTACCTGAGGCAGAAGATCCTGGATAAGAACATTTGGTATGTGGGAGACTCTATGTTCCACACAGCCCTTTGGTCCTCAGTGCACTCGCGATCAACTCCCCCGCTCAAAGCTATCAAGATATGGGCACACTTCCACGACATCCCCCTGGACCTGAGACATGAAGAAGGTTACAGTCTAATTGGAGGACTTGTAGGGGAACCAAAAGAGGTGGATGAGTTCACCAAAAACCTTGTAAGCCTTACCATATCGCATATAAAGGTTGAGGTCGATCTCACTATTCCTCTTCCATCGGTTGTGGAGTTCGAAAGAGAGAATGGTGATGTGGTGGAGGTCCTGGTCACCTACCCTTGGGTCCCTCCAACATGCTCTCATTGCCATGAATTGGGTCATATAGTGCGAAATTGTCTGCTCTATACTCCCCCTCCTGGTGATGATCCTACTGCCCAGAAAAAAGTTTATGTTGCAAAAACTCctgcaaagaaaaagaaaaataatcaacAGCAGCAGAGCAATTCTGGTGATTCTACTCCTAATCAGAGGACTGCTGTTCCAAAACCCATCCCTCCCATCTCCTCTACCCCCATCCCTCCCATTCCTTCTTCTCCCATCCCTCCCCCATCTGAGATCCAATCTAACTCCCTTGCTCCTCCTCCAAGCCACAATTCATCCCTTCAACCTTTAAAGCCCCCATTAAACCATCTTACTACCCAACCGTCGCCCAACCTTCCTCCTTCTTTCTCAACCCCCACCCATACTAAAAGGCCTTCCCTGAAAAGATCTCGTTCCTCTCCTACCTTATCCCCTCCCCCCTGTTCAGAGAATCAAAACCCTTTTGCCCGTCCTATTTCTCTTCACCCTCCCATTTCTGGCTCTCTCCCTCTATCTAATATCCTATCATCTAACCCCTTTTCTCCTCTTTTGCTAAACACTATCCCTGCTTCTTTCGTTCCTG AATCACATATCAAAGAGCCCTCTCTAAGCCCTATCTTGTCCTCACTCTGTCCTAATTGGTGTTTTTCCTCAAATCACTTATCTGATCCTGATGGTCGAATTATCCTAATCTGGAGAGCTTCCCTAAAAGTCACTATCCTATGCCAAAGCCGCCAAAGCATAACTTGTAAGATTGATTTCCCTAATCACCAGCCGATCCACTACACGGCTGTCTATGCATCTAACTTGAGTGCAGACAGAATTGATCTTTGGGCAGAGCTTATCAATCTACAAGCTAGTTTGGATATGGATACGACTAACTGGATACTAGGAGGAGATCTAAACCAAATCAGTCACCCGTCTGAGCACTCTGACCCATCAGTCACGGGGCTCGATAACCAAATGTATCTGATGCGTGACAGTATGATTCAGATGGGATTATTTGATCTCCGATTCATTGGGACTAATCACACTTGGAGTAACAGCTGCCCTTCCCACCCCATCACTAAAAAGCTAGACAGATTGATGGTCAACTCAAACTCCATATCAGCTTTCCCCCATGCCTTAGCCACTTTCCTACCACCTATATTCTCTGACCACTCACCCTGTATCCTAGACCTTGCCTTTAAGTTACCCTCAGCTGGTTCTAAGCCTTTTAAATTTCCCAACTACCTTATTAAGCACCCGAACTTCGCTCAGCTAATACAGGAAGCTTGGATTCACGCTGGGAACACTTGTCAAACGCTCACTCAACTCTTCTGGAAACTAAAAATGATAAAGAGTGACCTAAAGCTCCTGATCAGTAATAACTATTCAAAAATTCAGGGGAGAGTGATAGAGACTAACCGGTTGCTTCAACTTGCGCAGGTGCAGGCTCTGCAGAACCCATCGACGGCTACATTCCAAGCGGAAAGAGAACTTCATGAGAAGTGGCATTTCCTGCGGGTGATAGAGGAAATATACTTCAGACAAAAGTCGCGTATCAACTGGTTAAAGGAGGGGGACCTGAACACCACTTACTTCTTTCGGATTTGCCAGACTCGAGCAAGCTACAATGCGATAAGAGCCTTCCTTGCGATCAATGGACAATGGATTACAGACCCGGAGTGTATGAGTCGGCATGCGGTGTATCACTTCCAGTCAGTCTTGGGGCCTCTAAACTACTATCCTCCTGCGATTTCCACCCACCCCCAATGGTTTCAGGAACTTATAAACTTCTCGCCTTCACAAGAACAAGTGACTACGCTACTCTCTCTCCCTACCTCTGAAGAGATAAAGTCATGCCTGTTCAGATTAAACGCCAATAAGGCGCCTGGCCCTGACGGGTTAACCTCTGCCTTCTTCAAAGCGTCGTGGGACTCAGTGGGGAATGAAGTGCTGGTGTCTATAAAGAACTTCTTCGCTTCTATCTTCCTGCCTGCAACATCAAATGCCACAATACTTAC GCTATTAGTGGAAAATACTACTCTAGCAGGAGAACTGATTAATGGTTATCACAAGAACTCAGGGCAGAAGTGTATTACCATCAAAGTGGATATAGCGAAGGCGTTTGACACCCTCTCTTGGGAGTTTCTGTTTTCATGCCTCCAGGGACTTCAGTTGCCTTCTCGATTCATCAGACTTCTCAAAGCATGTGTCTGCACTCCATCCTACATGATAGGCTATAATGGATCAGTTCATGGCTATTTCAAAGGGAAACGTGGGTTGCGACAGGGAGACCCTCTATCCCCCTATCTATTTGTAATAGCTATGAATTGTCTATCTCATATGTTCAATCAGGCTGCAAGGGAAAATAGACTAAACTACCACAGGAATTGTGCCCCAACGAAACTTACCCACCTCTCTTTTGCTGATGATCTTTTGATCTTTATAGATGGTTCAATCCAGTCTGTTCAGCAAGTACTGCAGGTGCTAAGTGAATTTGAGAAAAGGTCTGGTCTGGCGGTGAGCATGCAAAAGACGAGTTTCTTTGTGTCTGGCCTCTCCTCTGAAGAAACTGACACCATCCAAGCTTCAACTGGCATGTGTCTAGGATCCCTCCCCTTCCGCTACTTGGGTGTTCCACTGAACTCAAAGAAACTATCATTGACGAACTGTGAGCCACTCCTGCATCAAATTAAATCGCGATTTTCCTCTTGGTCAGTCAAGTCACTATCATTCTCTGGTAGACTTCTACTTATTAAGACGGTTATCTCGGGCATAACTACCTTCTGGTGCTCTGCATTCATCCTCCCGAAAGCTTGTATAAATCGCATCAGTTCGCTCTGTAGTATCTTCCTGTGGAAGGGAAATATTGAAGGTCACAACTCAGCGAGGGTCTCTTGGGAAACCCTTGTACTAACAAAAAGGCAAGGTGGACTGGGTATCAAAGACTTGCTAACCTGGAACAAGGCATGCTCTCTGCGTCTGGTTTGGTTGTTATTTTTCAGGCCTGATTCGGTTTGGGTCCAATGGTTCAAGGAGGTCATACTCAAAGGCGAGCTAAGCAACTACTGGACTACACCACCGCGTCAATCTTACTCATGGCTTGTCAATAAATTGCTAAAGCTTAAGCAGACGGTCTTCCCTCTGTTAAAGTTGATGCTTCAGAATGGAGAATCGGCCCGGTTCTGGAGTGACAATTGGTCACTGTTTGGTGATCTGAATGCATACTTGTCAGGTTCTCGCTCTGGTTTGGGAATCCCTCGTACTGCTACGGTTGCATCGCTCTGTAGGAATGGAGTCTGGCGGCTTCCTCCTGCACGCTCTGAGCAGCAACTCTCTCTCTACACCTACATCACCACAATAGAACTTCAGCCTAATCAGGACTACTACATTTGGGAGATAAATGGACAGAGGTCAGAGAGCTTCAAAACTGGTATCCTGTATGACTACCTTAGGGAACCGAAACCAGATGTACCTTGGAGCACTGCTGTATGGTTCTCTAGAGCTATTCCACGACAAGCATTCCATGTGTGGCTGGTGATCCAGGATAGAATTCCTACAAGAGACCGTTTACGTCGCTGGGGAATTCAAGTGGATGATCGATGCTTACTCTGTAATGCAGCGCAAGAATCAAGGAATCACATCTACTTTGAGTGCAACTACAGTCATGATTTATGGAGTAGAGTGGCGAATCGCTTACGGCTCGTTCCGCAACGTGATTGGGCAGACACGGTCAATCAGATGCTATCTCTTCCTCCACCGGCAACGCAAAGGAAACTAACTCTCCTCGCCTGGCAATCAACGATGTACTGGCTTTGGCATGAGAGGAATGGTAGGCTCCACTCCAACACCTTCCGCTCTAATGAACAGATCTTCAAACTGTTGGATGTGCAGATGAGGAACAAACTACAAAGCTTCAGGACTGAAAATCCGACTAGATCTTCCACAATGATGCAGAGCTGGGTGCGATTTGCCTGA